Proteins encoded by one window of Cheilinus undulatus linkage group 13, ASM1832078v1, whole genome shotgun sequence:
- the LOC121519865 gene encoding trichohyalin-like isoform X1: MGRKLDLSGLSDNEAEHVLQVVQRDMKLRKKEEERLSELKQELDEEGSRCLLLSRQGFFNQRCCIRCCSPFTFLLNPKRKCNDCKYNICKACRVYCKREKAWLCTSCEKSRLLKTQNLEWFYTNVKSRFKRFGSAKVLKTLYRKHLVEHSTLSELTDGSAYEESICNEGSICGSDSAFYRQSEEHSMEETLTVALRVAEEAIDEAIAKAEFDTSSQEKQNEAHYLREHKGELVEELAKTIVQKIISRRKTLADMRAEYVRDWPVEHNTDLHHHHHLHHSASDRATSSIKQQPGLFRSHSAFSLLDNDSPRLIQDQKASIKEGGGPAMTAWKSVDRLDNAGISAVLHSMDGNWIALQSAQLSRPSLLTQRKSQVYSALERESVVVSAYEGMGSDNDIKHESDGSLGAALQEIHKKMVDSNINLQVTCDRMLSPLMNRRGSGDKILSPMMGCRGSRDSMLSDSEGNWKPNKPLLGVIKMKVPAEIRRPPSRRTSIIDINFNVEVTRQEENMGAAELEARRVEISQKKMKNEKESSALENSKTDDHQSETVTPDTLSSGGMTSPELLVLENDITGQVANQMDQELTSKLEELAGQVDDSASGEEKEAADGVRDAVNDGQREKKDDGKEDRDKEDEQPQRMEIESDEGRTDDEEKEEEEGNEEDEEERNYRLNKLITQSRLKYFSSTDDELDKVGKSEEENEGEGDKDEDMEEEHKEAREENANGFTFKLCQLEKEVRANQFSSTEDEMDRVGIEEKTGEEEDSGENVELAVKVCRLAYQTNANQFSSTEDELDSVGLVDEDVKTGEEEEGKKEELALKVCRLAHQVNASQFSSTEDELDRVGRGEEEEEGMDEEALWKLQAEKAVQAAQRRDLASLVGASEYSSTEDNLDKVGEPEQEVNAVSQSNAWETAEGNHQDKEESFEDLDVNMFDLKDEIEGVKKESNDEQVASDNVSAEEKRTEGAGEAVEVLKDTEKAEKTEKGREMEIKTVVEGKKMEEMAQSGQVTQPEAKKQEDDKMEESNSSQASWETADEERSEEYAEFDRIISSMLMMTLEDMQVPTVKDEGAENGEIVEELEQVEVKEEGKVEGESGSIQVEMGEEAASGKDSEMEHVEVKEEVKIVSEGGAKHVEVVVEVHVGGESESEPMEVVDEVKVKEESEVNHEEVVEEVKQGGESEVKPVEVKEKVKQGGDHELKHVEVVEEVKQGRESELEPVKTVEEVKQQGESEVKPVNVVEKVKQQLESELKLFKLVEKVKQQAESELKKVEVIEKVKQQRESELKKVEVIEKVKQQRESESKPVVLVEKVKPEVDGELKKVEVIEKVKQQRESESKPVVLVEKVKPEVDGELKKVEVVEKVNVEAESEFKQVGVAEKVKLWGESGFKHVEVIEKVKLGRESEPKHVDVIEKVKVKAENEVQDQTQSTNETKKMESKKEMQRPSENVRPDVKEKKEKSEYAAGNNENQLKKKDPQVLTSPAKKSTVMSIKEMLETFEAKQLCKRIGLHDDRQEDRGGKVSAVRQMMEAHGDIAEAKEKMKETEGKKAYNKAQSRRSSLDDLQTPEEIQMRYSAVQLRNITTEVLKVLNTTEELLQGVKGGEKSKSPIPSLPPNTDPKKLDQQFSKLEENVYVAAGSLYSLEAELGDLEECARSISGKTSDMELSFLEEQVATAAAKVQQSDLQICDISARIAALKNAGLNVDTQSRPPKARTIPVMPVTLDSSRQQRRRLPAPPVKDKET, translated from the exons ACGGTAGCGCCTACGAGGAGAGTATCTGCAATGAGGGCAGCATCTGTGGGAGCGACTCAGCCTTCTACAGACAAAGTGAAG agcACAGCATGGAAGAGACACTCACTGTGGCCTTGCGGGTGGCAGAGGAGGCCATAGATGAAGCCATCGCCAAGGCTGAGTTTGACACTTCCAGTCag GAGAAGCAGAATGAGGCACACTATCTGCGTGAACACAAAGGAGAGCTCGTTGAGGAACTGGCCAAAACTATTGTGCAAAAA aTTATTAGTAGGAGGAAGACTTTGGCTGACATGAGGGCAGAATATGTCCGGGACTGGCCAGTTGAACACAACACTgacctccatcatcatcatcatcttcatcattctGCCAGTGATCGTGCCACCAGCTCCATCAAACAGCAACCAGGcctcttt AGGTCTCACTCAGCTTTCTCACTGCTGGACAACGACTCTCCAAGGCTGATCCAAGACCAAAAGGCATCCATAAAGGAAGGTGGTGGGCCGGCTATGACAGCTTGGAAGAGTGTAGACCGGCTAGATAACGCAG GCATCTCCGCAGTTCTCCACAGCATGGATGGGAACTGGATCGCCCTGCAGAGCGCCCAGCTGTCGCGTCCCAGCCTGCTGACCCAGAGGAAGAGCCAGGTCTACAGCGCTTTGGAGAGGGAGTCCGTAGTGGTGTCCGCCTACGAAGGAATGGGCTCTGACAACGACATCAAACACGAGTCTGACGGCTCTTTGGGTGCTGCCCTCCAAGAGATCCACAAGAAGATGGTGGACTCTAACATCAACCTGCAGGTCACCTGCGACAGGATGCTGTCCCCGCTGATGAACCGACGAGGCAGCGGAGACAAGATCCTGTCCCCCATGATGGGCTGCAGAGGCAGCAGAGACAGCATGCTCTCTGACTCTGAGGGAAACTGGAAGCCAAACAAGCCTCTGCTGGGTGTGATCAAGATGAAGGTGCCTGCTGAGATCAGAAGACCTCCTTCCCGCAGGACCAGCATCATTGATATAAACTTCAATGTGGAGGTAACGAGACAGGAAGAGAACATGGGGGCTGCAGAGCTGGAAGCCAGAAGAGTGGAGATATCtcagaagaaaatgaaaaatgaaaaagagtcTTCTGCTCtg GAGAACAGCAAAACGGATGACCATCAGTCTGAGACTGTGACGCCTGACACTCTGTCATCTGGAGGTATGACATCCCCTGAACTACTGGTACTAGAGAATGACATCACAGGACAAGTAGCCAATCAGATGGACCAAGAGCTCACATCCAAACTCGAAGAGCTAGCCGGCCAAGTTGATGACTCAGCTtctggagaagaaaaagaagcagcTGATGGAGTGAGAGATGCTGTCAATGATGGGCAACGGGAGAAAAAAGACGATGGAAAAGAGGACAGAGACAAAGAAGACGAGCAGCCACAGAGGATGGAGATTGAGTCAGATGAAGGAAGGACGGAtgatgaagagaaagaggaagaggaagggaatgaagaagatgaagaggagagaaatTACAGATTAAACAAGCTCATCACTCAGTCCAGACTCAAGTACTTCTCATCCACTGATGACGAGTTAGACAAAGTTGGCAAGAGTGAGGAAGAAAATGAAGGGGAGGGAGATAAGGATGAAGATATGGAGGAGGAACATAAAGAGGCGAGGGAGGAAAATGCAAATGGATTTACGTTTAAACTCTGTCAGCTGGAGAAAGAAGTCCGGGCTAACCAGTTCTCCTCCACAGAGGACGAGATGGACAGAGTTGGCATTGAAgagaagacaggagaggaggaggacagcGGGGAGAACGTGGAGCTGGCGGTTAAAGTGTGCAGATTAGCCTACCAAACAAATGCCAACCAGTTTTCCTCCACGGAGGACGAGCTAGACAGTGTAGGCCTTGTGGACGAAGACGtgaagacaggagaggaggaggaggggaagaaAGAAGAGCTGGCATTGAAAGTGTGCAGATTAGCCCACCAAGTCAACGCTAGCCAGTTTTCATCTACGGAGGACGAGCTAGACCGAGTAGGCAgaggtgaagaggaggaggaggggatggACGAGGAGGCACTGTGGAAACTGCAGGCAGAGAAGGCCGTCCAGGCCGCTCAACGCCGTGATTTAGCCAGTCTAGTTGGTGCTTCTGAGTATTCCTCTACTGAGGATAATCTGGATAAAGTTGGAGAACCAGAGCAGGAGGTAAATGCAGTGAGTCAAAGCAATGCGTGGGAGACCGCAGAGGGGAATCATCAAGACAAAGAGGAGTCCTTTGAGGATTTGGATGTGAATATGTTTGATTTAAAGGATGAAATTGAGGGGGTAAAAAAGGAAAGCAATGACGAGCAAGTTGCATCAGATAATGTATcagcagaagaaaagagaaCAGAGGGAGCAGGAGAGGCGGTGGAGGTTTTAAAAGACACTGAAAAGGCAGAGAAGACTGAGAAGGGCCGAGagatggaaataaaaactgtaGTAGAGGGCAAGAAAATGGAGGAGATGGCTCAGAGTGGACAAGTGACTCAGCCAGAGGCAAAGAAACAGGAAGACGATAAAATGGAAGAAAGCAACAGCAGTCAGGCGAGTTGGGAGACAGCTGATGAAGAACGCAGCGAGGAATACGCAGAGTTTGATAGGATTATCAGCAGCATGTTGATGATGACTTTGGAGGACATGCAGGTTCCGACAGTTAAGGATGAAGGGGCTGAAAATGGAGAGATAGTTGAAGAGCTAGAGCAAGTAGAGGTGAAAGAGGAAGGGAAAGTAGAGGGAGAAAGTGGATCCATACAAGTGGAGATGGGAGAAGAAGCAGCATCAGGGAAAGACAGTGAAATGGAGCATGTAGAGGTGAAAGAGGAGGTCAAAATAGTGTCAGAAGGTGGGGCTAAGCATGTCGAGGTGGTTGTGGAAGTGCACGTTGGGGGAGAAAGCGAATCGGAGCCCATGGAGGTGGTTGATGAAGTCAAAGTCAAGGAAGAAAGTGAAGTAAATCATGAAGAGGTGGTTGAAGAAGTAAAACAAGGGGGGGAAAGTGAAGTAAAGCCTGTGGAGGTGAAAGAGAAAGTCAAACAAGGGGGAGATCATGAATTGAAACATGTAGAGGTGGTCGAGGAAGTAAAACAAGGTAGAGAAAGTGAACTAGAGCCTGTAAAGACGGTAGAGGAGGTCAAACAACAGGGAGAAAGTGAAGTGAAGCCTGTAAATGTGGTAGAGAAAGTGAAACAGCAGTTAGAAAGTGAACTCAAGCTTTTTAAGCTGGTAGAGAAAGTaaaacaacaggcagaaagtgaACTAAAGAAAGTTGAAGTCATAGAGAAAGtaaaacaacagagagaaagTGAACTAAAGAAGGTTGAGGTCATAGAGAAAGTAAAGCAACAGAGAGAAAGTGAATCAAAGCCTGTAGTGTTGGTAGAGAAAGTAAAACCAGAGGTAGATGGTGAACTAAAGAAGGTTGAGGTCATAGAGAAAGTCAAACAACAGAGAGAAAGTGAATCGAAGCCTGTAGTGTTGGTAGAGAAAGTAAAACCAGAGGTAGATGGTGAACTCAAGAAGGTTGAGGTGGTAGAGAAAGTGAACGTAGAGGCAGAAAGTGAATTTAAGCAGGTAGGAGTTGctgaaaaagtaaaactatGGGGTGAAAGTGGATTTAAGCATGTAGAGGTGATTGAGAAAGTTAAACTAGGAAGAGAAAGTGAACCAAAGCACGTAGATGTGATTGAGAAAGTAAAAGTCAAGGCTGAAAATGAAGTTCAGGACCAGACACAAAGCACAAAcgaaacaaagaagatggaaagtaaaaaagaaatgcaaagaCCCAGTGAAAATGTAAGACCAGAtgtaaaggagaaaaaagagaagagtgAATATGCTGCTGGCAATAATGAAAACCAGCTTAAGAAAAAAGATCCACAAGTGTTAACGTCCCCAGCAAAGAAGTCAACAGTCATGTCCATCAAAGAGATGTTGGAGACTTTTGAGGCCAAGCAGCTCTGTAAAAGAATAGGACTGCATGATGACAGACAAGAGGACAGAGGGGGAAAGGTCTCAGCTGTGCGACAGATGATGGAGGCACACGGTGATATTGCAGAAGCTAAGGAGAAGATGAAGGAAACTGAAGGAAAGAAAGCATACAATAAAGCACAGAGCCGGAGGTCTTCTCTGGATGATTTACAGACGCCAGAGGAGATTCAGATG AGATACTCTGCTGTGCAGCTGAGGAACATCACCACCGAGGTCCTGAAGGTGTTAAACACCACTGAAGAACTCCTGCAGGGAgtaaaaggaggagaaaagagcAAGTCTCCCATCCCCTCACTGCCCCCCAACACTGACCCCAAGAAACTGGACCAACAGTTCTCCAAACTGGAAGAGAAT GTGTATGTGGCAGCAGGTTCACTTTACAGTCTGGAGGCGGAGCTTGGTGACCTGGAGGAGTGTGCCAGAAGCATCAGTGGGAAGACGTCCGACATGGAGCTGTCCTTCCTGGAGGAGCAGGTCGCCACCGCAGCAGCCAAAGTTCAACAGTCTgatctacag ATTTGTGACATCTCAGCCAGAAttgctgctttgaaaaatgCCGGTCTCAACGTGGACACACAGTCACGGCCCCCTAAGGCCAGGACCATCCCAGTGATG CCTGTCACCCTGGACTCATCCAGACAGCAAAGGAGGAGGCTACCTGCACCACCTGTGAAGG ATAAGGAAACCTAA
- the LOC121519865 gene encoding trichohyalin-like isoform X2, protein MGRKLDLSGLSDNEAEHVLQVVQRDMKLRKKEEERLSELKQELDEEGSRCLLLSRQGFFNQRCCIRCCSPFTFLLNPKRKCNDCKYNICKACRVYCKREKAWLCTSCEKSRLLKTQNLEWFYTNVKSRFKRFGSAKVLKTLYRKHLVEHSTLSELTDGSAYEESICNEGSICGSDSAFYRQSEEHSMEETLTVALRVAEEAIDEAIAKAEFDTSSQEKQNEAHYLREHKGELVEELAKTIVQKIISRRKTLADMRAEYVRDWPVEHNTDLHHHHHLHHSASDRATSSIKQQPGLFRSHSAFSLLDNDSPRLIQDQKASIKEGGGPAMTAWKSVDRLDNAVLHSMDGNWIALQSAQLSRPSLLTQRKSQVYSALERESVVVSAYEGMGSDNDIKHESDGSLGAALQEIHKKMVDSNINLQVTCDRMLSPLMNRRGSGDKILSPMMGCRGSRDSMLSDSEGNWKPNKPLLGVIKMKVPAEIRRPPSRRTSIIDINFNVEVTRQEENMGAAELEARRVEISQKKMKNEKESSALENSKTDDHQSETVTPDTLSSGGMTSPELLVLENDITGQVANQMDQELTSKLEELAGQVDDSASGEEKEAADGVRDAVNDGQREKKDDGKEDRDKEDEQPQRMEIESDEGRTDDEEKEEEEGNEEDEEERNYRLNKLITQSRLKYFSSTDDELDKVGKSEEENEGEGDKDEDMEEEHKEAREENANGFTFKLCQLEKEVRANQFSSTEDEMDRVGIEEKTGEEEDSGENVELAVKVCRLAYQTNANQFSSTEDELDSVGLVDEDVKTGEEEEGKKEELALKVCRLAHQVNASQFSSTEDELDRVGRGEEEEEGMDEEALWKLQAEKAVQAAQRRDLASLVGASEYSSTEDNLDKVGEPEQEVNAVSQSNAWETAEGNHQDKEESFEDLDVNMFDLKDEIEGVKKESNDEQVASDNVSAEEKRTEGAGEAVEVLKDTEKAEKTEKGREMEIKTVVEGKKMEEMAQSGQVTQPEAKKQEDDKMEESNSSQASWETADEERSEEYAEFDRIISSMLMMTLEDMQVPTVKDEGAENGEIVEELEQVEVKEEGKVEGESGSIQVEMGEEAASGKDSEMEHVEVKEEVKIVSEGGAKHVEVVVEVHVGGESESEPMEVVDEVKVKEESEVNHEEVVEEVKQGGESEVKPVEVKEKVKQGGDHELKHVEVVEEVKQGRESELEPVKTVEEVKQQGESEVKPVNVVEKVKQQLESELKLFKLVEKVKQQAESELKKVEVIEKVKQQRESELKKVEVIEKVKQQRESESKPVVLVEKVKPEVDGELKKVEVIEKVKQQRESESKPVVLVEKVKPEVDGELKKVEVVEKVNVEAESEFKQVGVAEKVKLWGESGFKHVEVIEKVKLGRESEPKHVDVIEKVKVKAENEVQDQTQSTNETKKMESKKEMQRPSENVRPDVKEKKEKSEYAAGNNENQLKKKDPQVLTSPAKKSTVMSIKEMLETFEAKQLCKRIGLHDDRQEDRGGKVSAVRQMMEAHGDIAEAKEKMKETEGKKAYNKAQSRRSSLDDLQTPEEIQMRYSAVQLRNITTEVLKVLNTTEELLQGVKGGEKSKSPIPSLPPNTDPKKLDQQFSKLEENVYVAAGSLYSLEAELGDLEECARSISGKTSDMELSFLEEQVATAAAKVQQSDLQICDISARIAALKNAGLNVDTQSRPPKARTIPVMPVTLDSSRQQRRRLPAPPVKDKET, encoded by the exons ACGGTAGCGCCTACGAGGAGAGTATCTGCAATGAGGGCAGCATCTGTGGGAGCGACTCAGCCTTCTACAGACAAAGTGAAG agcACAGCATGGAAGAGACACTCACTGTGGCCTTGCGGGTGGCAGAGGAGGCCATAGATGAAGCCATCGCCAAGGCTGAGTTTGACACTTCCAGTCag GAGAAGCAGAATGAGGCACACTATCTGCGTGAACACAAAGGAGAGCTCGTTGAGGAACTGGCCAAAACTATTGTGCAAAAA aTTATTAGTAGGAGGAAGACTTTGGCTGACATGAGGGCAGAATATGTCCGGGACTGGCCAGTTGAACACAACACTgacctccatcatcatcatcatcttcatcattctGCCAGTGATCGTGCCACCAGCTCCATCAAACAGCAACCAGGcctcttt AGGTCTCACTCAGCTTTCTCACTGCTGGACAACGACTCTCCAAGGCTGATCCAAGACCAAAAGGCATCCATAAAGGAAGGTGGTGGGCCGGCTATGACAGCTTGGAAGAGTGTAGACCGGCTAGATAACGCAG TTCTCCACAGCATGGATGGGAACTGGATCGCCCTGCAGAGCGCCCAGCTGTCGCGTCCCAGCCTGCTGACCCAGAGGAAGAGCCAGGTCTACAGCGCTTTGGAGAGGGAGTCCGTAGTGGTGTCCGCCTACGAAGGAATGGGCTCTGACAACGACATCAAACACGAGTCTGACGGCTCTTTGGGTGCTGCCCTCCAAGAGATCCACAAGAAGATGGTGGACTCTAACATCAACCTGCAGGTCACCTGCGACAGGATGCTGTCCCCGCTGATGAACCGACGAGGCAGCGGAGACAAGATCCTGTCCCCCATGATGGGCTGCAGAGGCAGCAGAGACAGCATGCTCTCTGACTCTGAGGGAAACTGGAAGCCAAACAAGCCTCTGCTGGGTGTGATCAAGATGAAGGTGCCTGCTGAGATCAGAAGACCTCCTTCCCGCAGGACCAGCATCATTGATATAAACTTCAATGTGGAGGTAACGAGACAGGAAGAGAACATGGGGGCTGCAGAGCTGGAAGCCAGAAGAGTGGAGATATCtcagaagaaaatgaaaaatgaaaaagagtcTTCTGCTCtg GAGAACAGCAAAACGGATGACCATCAGTCTGAGACTGTGACGCCTGACACTCTGTCATCTGGAGGTATGACATCCCCTGAACTACTGGTACTAGAGAATGACATCACAGGACAAGTAGCCAATCAGATGGACCAAGAGCTCACATCCAAACTCGAAGAGCTAGCCGGCCAAGTTGATGACTCAGCTtctggagaagaaaaagaagcagcTGATGGAGTGAGAGATGCTGTCAATGATGGGCAACGGGAGAAAAAAGACGATGGAAAAGAGGACAGAGACAAAGAAGACGAGCAGCCACAGAGGATGGAGATTGAGTCAGATGAAGGAAGGACGGAtgatgaagagaaagaggaagaggaagggaatgaagaagatgaagaggagagaaatTACAGATTAAACAAGCTCATCACTCAGTCCAGACTCAAGTACTTCTCATCCACTGATGACGAGTTAGACAAAGTTGGCAAGAGTGAGGAAGAAAATGAAGGGGAGGGAGATAAGGATGAAGATATGGAGGAGGAACATAAAGAGGCGAGGGAGGAAAATGCAAATGGATTTACGTTTAAACTCTGTCAGCTGGAGAAAGAAGTCCGGGCTAACCAGTTCTCCTCCACAGAGGACGAGATGGACAGAGTTGGCATTGAAgagaagacaggagaggaggaggacagcGGGGAGAACGTGGAGCTGGCGGTTAAAGTGTGCAGATTAGCCTACCAAACAAATGCCAACCAGTTTTCCTCCACGGAGGACGAGCTAGACAGTGTAGGCCTTGTGGACGAAGACGtgaagacaggagaggaggaggaggggaagaaAGAAGAGCTGGCATTGAAAGTGTGCAGATTAGCCCACCAAGTCAACGCTAGCCAGTTTTCATCTACGGAGGACGAGCTAGACCGAGTAGGCAgaggtgaagaggaggaggaggggatggACGAGGAGGCACTGTGGAAACTGCAGGCAGAGAAGGCCGTCCAGGCCGCTCAACGCCGTGATTTAGCCAGTCTAGTTGGTGCTTCTGAGTATTCCTCTACTGAGGATAATCTGGATAAAGTTGGAGAACCAGAGCAGGAGGTAAATGCAGTGAGTCAAAGCAATGCGTGGGAGACCGCAGAGGGGAATCATCAAGACAAAGAGGAGTCCTTTGAGGATTTGGATGTGAATATGTTTGATTTAAAGGATGAAATTGAGGGGGTAAAAAAGGAAAGCAATGACGAGCAAGTTGCATCAGATAATGTATcagcagaagaaaagagaaCAGAGGGAGCAGGAGAGGCGGTGGAGGTTTTAAAAGACACTGAAAAGGCAGAGAAGACTGAGAAGGGCCGAGagatggaaataaaaactgtaGTAGAGGGCAAGAAAATGGAGGAGATGGCTCAGAGTGGACAAGTGACTCAGCCAGAGGCAAAGAAACAGGAAGACGATAAAATGGAAGAAAGCAACAGCAGTCAGGCGAGTTGGGAGACAGCTGATGAAGAACGCAGCGAGGAATACGCAGAGTTTGATAGGATTATCAGCAGCATGTTGATGATGACTTTGGAGGACATGCAGGTTCCGACAGTTAAGGATGAAGGGGCTGAAAATGGAGAGATAGTTGAAGAGCTAGAGCAAGTAGAGGTGAAAGAGGAAGGGAAAGTAGAGGGAGAAAGTGGATCCATACAAGTGGAGATGGGAGAAGAAGCAGCATCAGGGAAAGACAGTGAAATGGAGCATGTAGAGGTGAAAGAGGAGGTCAAAATAGTGTCAGAAGGTGGGGCTAAGCATGTCGAGGTGGTTGTGGAAGTGCACGTTGGGGGAGAAAGCGAATCGGAGCCCATGGAGGTGGTTGATGAAGTCAAAGTCAAGGAAGAAAGTGAAGTAAATCATGAAGAGGTGGTTGAAGAAGTAAAACAAGGGGGGGAAAGTGAAGTAAAGCCTGTGGAGGTGAAAGAGAAAGTCAAACAAGGGGGAGATCATGAATTGAAACATGTAGAGGTGGTCGAGGAAGTAAAACAAGGTAGAGAAAGTGAACTAGAGCCTGTAAAGACGGTAGAGGAGGTCAAACAACAGGGAGAAAGTGAAGTGAAGCCTGTAAATGTGGTAGAGAAAGTGAAACAGCAGTTAGAAAGTGAACTCAAGCTTTTTAAGCTGGTAGAGAAAGTaaaacaacaggcagaaagtgaACTAAAGAAAGTTGAAGTCATAGAGAAAGtaaaacaacagagagaaagTGAACTAAAGAAGGTTGAGGTCATAGAGAAAGTAAAGCAACAGAGAGAAAGTGAATCAAAGCCTGTAGTGTTGGTAGAGAAAGTAAAACCAGAGGTAGATGGTGAACTAAAGAAGGTTGAGGTCATAGAGAAAGTCAAACAACAGAGAGAAAGTGAATCGAAGCCTGTAGTGTTGGTAGAGAAAGTAAAACCAGAGGTAGATGGTGAACTCAAGAAGGTTGAGGTGGTAGAGAAAGTGAACGTAGAGGCAGAAAGTGAATTTAAGCAGGTAGGAGTTGctgaaaaagtaaaactatGGGGTGAAAGTGGATTTAAGCATGTAGAGGTGATTGAGAAAGTTAAACTAGGAAGAGAAAGTGAACCAAAGCACGTAGATGTGATTGAGAAAGTAAAAGTCAAGGCTGAAAATGAAGTTCAGGACCAGACACAAAGCACAAAcgaaacaaagaagatggaaagtaaaaaagaaatgcaaagaCCCAGTGAAAATGTAAGACCAGAtgtaaaggagaaaaaagagaagagtgAATATGCTGCTGGCAATAATGAAAACCAGCTTAAGAAAAAAGATCCACAAGTGTTAACGTCCCCAGCAAAGAAGTCAACAGTCATGTCCATCAAAGAGATGTTGGAGACTTTTGAGGCCAAGCAGCTCTGTAAAAGAATAGGACTGCATGATGACAGACAAGAGGACAGAGGGGGAAAGGTCTCAGCTGTGCGACAGATGATGGAGGCACACGGTGATATTGCAGAAGCTAAGGAGAAGATGAAGGAAACTGAAGGAAAGAAAGCATACAATAAAGCACAGAGCCGGAGGTCTTCTCTGGATGATTTACAGACGCCAGAGGAGATTCAGATG AGATACTCTGCTGTGCAGCTGAGGAACATCACCACCGAGGTCCTGAAGGTGTTAAACACCACTGAAGAACTCCTGCAGGGAgtaaaaggaggagaaaagagcAAGTCTCCCATCCCCTCACTGCCCCCCAACACTGACCCCAAGAAACTGGACCAACAGTTCTCCAAACTGGAAGAGAAT GTGTATGTGGCAGCAGGTTCACTTTACAGTCTGGAGGCGGAGCTTGGTGACCTGGAGGAGTGTGCCAGAAGCATCAGTGGGAAGACGTCCGACATGGAGCTGTCCTTCCTGGAGGAGCAGGTCGCCACCGCAGCAGCCAAAGTTCAACAGTCTgatctacag ATTTGTGACATCTCAGCCAGAAttgctgctttgaaaaatgCCGGTCTCAACGTGGACACACAGTCACGGCCCCCTAAGGCCAGGACCATCCCAGTGATG CCTGTCACCCTGGACTCATCCAGACAGCAAAGGAGGAGGCTACCTGCACCACCTGTGAAGG ATAAGGAAACCTAA